Proteins found in one Tsukamurella paurometabola DSM 20162 genomic segment:
- a CDS encoding IclR family transcriptional regulator yields the protein MCPAERNDGAVVIRAAALLCAYRPGDGALGVSELARRTGLPKSTVHRLSGNLVDAGLLERSGTALRLGLRLFEIGQLATGHRDLVDAARPVLADLRSATRSTVHLARLEGAEVVYFEVLPGPDAPNLRSRVGGRMPAHATGVGKAILAFAGDDALGPVLAAGLPRLSTRTITSPALLRRQLQRIRDDGVAYEREESGNGTVCVACPILDGNGAPVAAVSVAGWSNRMRPERVAPAVRAAALTLSRVAGSRG from the coding sequence ATGTGTCCCGCTGAGCGGAACGACGGTGCGGTGGTCATTCGAGCCGCCGCACTGCTCTGCGCGTACCGTCCGGGTGACGGCGCGCTCGGGGTCTCCGAACTCGCTCGCCGCACCGGCCTACCGAAGTCCACCGTTCACCGGCTCTCCGGCAACCTCGTCGATGCCGGGCTCCTCGAACGTTCGGGCACCGCGCTGCGCCTGGGGCTTCGACTCTTCGAAATCGGGCAGCTGGCCACCGGACACCGCGACCTCGTGGACGCCGCTCGGCCCGTCCTCGCAGACCTCCGCTCCGCCACCCGCAGCACCGTGCACCTGGCTCGGCTCGAAGGCGCCGAAGTCGTGTATTTCGAGGTGCTTCCGGGTCCGGACGCCCCGAACCTGCGATCCCGGGTGGGCGGAAGGATGCCCGCCCACGCCACCGGCGTGGGCAAGGCGATCCTGGCGTTCGCGGGCGACGATGCCCTCGGTCCGGTTCTCGCCGCCGGACTGCCGCGGCTGAGCACGCGCACCATCACCTCCCCCGCCCTGCTCAGGAGGCAGCTGCAGCGGATCCGCGACGACGGGGTGGCGTACGAGCGCGAGGAATCCGGGAACGGGACGGTGTGTGTGGCGTGCCCGATCCTCGACGGCAACGGCGCGCCGGTCGCTGCCGTCTCCGTGGCGGGCTGGAGCAACCGGATGCGTCCCGAGCGCGTGGCTCCGGCGGTCCGCGCTGCGGCGCTCACCCTGTCCCGCGTCGCCGGCTCACGGGGATAG
- a CDS encoding acyl-CoA dehydrogenase, with translation MALAVTDVQLALAESIRDWAERAHPIDAARSGDPGATEKAWRGLADIGVFGITLSEELGGMGGSAEDAAAAVEAAALVLAPGPVGGTVTVAALLEHFLRDDDHLAATRAALAAGDARAAVVLGGDGTLVADAESASHLLIEAPGGMWHLLPPGHPGVRVEPQTGLDGSRPLGRVHLTEVVFHDATAVPGLTFADAEAWVATFVAAEASAVAAWALRTAAEYSRVRVQFGKPIGSFQAIKQIAADMLCRSEQAAALAWDAARSAGGGEEHRLAAAVGAAGALEAAVANAKDVIQVLGGIGFTWEHDAHLYLRRALALRQLAGGTHGLRRRAAELARSGVRRRYDVSVEGDHDGAAAEAKAIAALPEADRRRALAESGLLVPHWDPPYGRGAGPAEQIVLDTALDAAGVERPPLVIGAWAAPTILEHGTADQAQRFVWPTLLGEISWCQLFSEPEAGSDLAALRTRAVRAEGGWRLTGQKVWTSLAHSADWAICLARTNPEAPKHKGITYFLVDMRSPGIDIRPLREITGDERFNEVFLEEVFVPDECVVGDVDGGWRLARTTLANERVAMSGNGLGARLEALIGRPEIDDADLGELITEAASCALLDLRAVIASVGGQDPGPSSSVRKLVGVQHRQSVAEAALLCLGPDGAVAGPEDPEDERYEFLLTRCLSIAGGTSQILRNVAAEHLLGLPRS, from the coding sequence GTGGCACTCGCCGTCACCGACGTCCAGCTCGCCCTGGCCGAGTCGATCCGCGACTGGGCCGAACGCGCCCATCCGATCGACGCCGCCCGTTCCGGCGACCCGGGCGCCACCGAGAAGGCGTGGCGCGGGCTCGCCGATATCGGCGTCTTCGGGATCACGTTGTCCGAGGAGCTGGGCGGCATGGGTGGTTCCGCCGAGGATGCCGCTGCGGCGGTCGAGGCGGCGGCGCTGGTGCTGGCACCGGGCCCGGTGGGTGGCACCGTCACGGTCGCGGCGCTGCTCGAACACTTCCTGCGCGATGACGACCACCTGGCCGCGACCCGAGCGGCCCTGGCCGCCGGCGACGCCCGCGCCGCGGTGGTACTCGGCGGGGACGGGACCCTCGTCGCCGATGCGGAGTCCGCATCGCATCTGCTGATCGAGGCCCCCGGCGGCATGTGGCACCTCCTGCCGCCCGGCCACCCCGGAGTCCGCGTGGAACCGCAGACGGGTCTGGACGGTTCACGCCCGCTCGGCCGGGTTCACCTGACAGAGGTCGTCTTCCACGACGCCACCGCCGTTCCCGGACTCACGTTCGCCGACGCCGAGGCGTGGGTCGCGACCTTCGTCGCCGCTGAGGCCTCCGCGGTGGCGGCCTGGGCGCTGCGCACCGCAGCGGAGTACTCCCGGGTCCGGGTGCAGTTCGGCAAGCCGATCGGTTCGTTCCAGGCGATCAAACAGATCGCCGCCGACATGTTGTGCCGGTCCGAGCAGGCGGCCGCGCTGGCCTGGGACGCCGCGCGCAGCGCTGGGGGCGGCGAGGAGCATCGGCTGGCGGCGGCCGTCGGCGCGGCCGGGGCACTGGAAGCCGCGGTCGCCAACGCCAAGGACGTGATCCAGGTACTCGGGGGTATCGGCTTCACGTGGGAACACGACGCGCACCTCTATCTGCGCCGAGCCCTCGCTCTGCGGCAGCTCGCGGGTGGCACCCACGGGCTGCGGCGCCGCGCCGCGGAGTTGGCCCGGAGTGGGGTGCGGCGCCGGTACGACGTGTCCGTCGAGGGCGACCACGACGGGGCGGCCGCGGAAGCGAAGGCGATCGCCGCGCTCCCCGAGGCGGACCGCCGTCGCGCACTGGCCGAATCCGGACTGCTGGTGCCCCACTGGGATCCGCCGTACGGCCGCGGAGCGGGACCGGCGGAGCAGATCGTGCTCGATACCGCGCTCGACGCCGCGGGCGTGGAGCGTCCGCCGCTGGTGATCGGGGCGTGGGCGGCTCCGACGATCCTGGAGCACGGCACTGCCGACCAGGCGCAACGTTTCGTCTGGCCCACTCTGCTGGGCGAGATCAGTTGGTGCCAGCTGTTCAGCGAACCGGAGGCGGGTTCCGATCTGGCGGCGCTGCGCACCCGGGCCGTCCGGGCCGAGGGCGGATGGCGGCTCACCGGGCAGAAGGTGTGGACCTCACTGGCGCACTCGGCCGATTGGGCCATCTGCCTGGCCCGCACGAACCCGGAGGCGCCGAAGCACAAGGGCATCACGTACTTCCTGGTCGATATGCGCTCCCCCGGAATCGATATCCGGCCGCTGCGCGAGATCACCGGTGATGAACGGTTCAACGAGGTCTTCCTCGAGGAGGTCTTCGTACCCGACGAGTGCGTGGTCGGCGATGTCGACGGCGGCTGGCGTCTGGCACGCACCACGCTCGCCAACGAGCGGGTCGCGATGAGCGGCAACGGGCTCGGCGCGCGGCTCGAGGCGCTGATCGGGCGGCCGGAGATCGACGACGCCGACTTGGGCGAGCTGATCACCGAGGCCGCATCGTGTGCACTGCTGGACCTGCGCGCGGTGATCGCCAGCGTCGGCGGCCAGGATCCGGGACCATCGTCCAGCGTGCGCAAGCTGGTGGGCGTGCAGCACCGTCAGTCCGTGGCCGAGGCCGCCCTGCTGTGCCTCGGCCCCGACGGGGCGGTCGCCGGCCCGGAGGACCCCGAGGACGAGCGCTACGAGTTCCTCCTCACTCGCTGCCTGTCGATCGCCGGCGGCACCTCCCAAATCCTCCGCAACGTGGCCGCGGAACACCTGCTCGGCCTCCCCCGCTCCTAA
- a CDS encoding MlaD family protein has product MTRSGIASALGLVALVVVSVLLLGQQGVQWLLPSDQRTAYIQLTDANGLMQGSRVLDRGVEVGTVRALRVDAERVEVEVGYDRDTRIRSGAKVRVQNLSGLGETYLTLSQGDGAPLPDGARLTGVVDTSDSTIGALSSSLSRLMSQLDPGTVQRLLTRADAALPAQQQTVPTIDAGAVLTATSILRQLPDIGDILKSFNSITPRAEQIGPLLLSLDAPLRTFGKGYGEMAPFAVSYIMEGDYPNVIKNGMLELFKVIQKFEDDAAPSVKYLSELVLPSARAIAEPLSTINAGALLDTALGSVRGRDGVTLRLAPRDAAPGPAPSATPVPSGNTSAASSSGPRPAERTATSSSPTKPR; this is encoded by the coding sequence ATGACGCGCTCGGGTATCGCCTCCGCACTGGGACTGGTGGCACTGGTCGTGGTATCGGTGCTGCTGCTGGGACAGCAAGGTGTGCAATGGCTCTTGCCGTCCGATCAGCGCACCGCATACATCCAGCTGACCGACGCCAACGGGCTGATGCAGGGGTCTCGCGTCCTCGACCGCGGTGTGGAGGTGGGCACTGTGCGGGCGCTGCGAGTCGACGCCGAGCGGGTCGAGGTCGAGGTCGGTTACGACCGGGACACGCGGATCAGGTCCGGGGCGAAGGTCAGGGTGCAGAATCTATCGGGCCTGGGCGAGACGTATCTCACGCTGTCCCAGGGCGACGGTGCGCCGTTGCCCGACGGTGCTCGGCTGACCGGGGTCGTCGACACTTCCGACTCCACCATCGGCGCGCTGTCGAGCTCGCTGTCACGGCTGATGAGCCAGCTCGATCCGGGCACGGTGCAGCGGTTGCTCACGCGCGCCGATGCCGCCCTGCCCGCGCAACAGCAGACGGTGCCCACGATCGATGCCGGCGCGGTACTGACCGCAACGTCGATCCTGAGGCAATTGCCCGATATCGGCGACATCCTCAAGTCCTTCAACTCGATCACCCCGCGCGCGGAGCAGATCGGCCCACTGCTGCTCTCGCTCGACGCACCGCTGCGCACGTTCGGCAAAGGCTACGGCGAGATGGCGCCGTTCGCGGTGTCGTACATCATGGAGGGCGACTACCCGAACGTCATCAAGAACGGAATGCTGGAGCTGTTCAAGGTGATCCAGAAGTTCGAGGACGATGCGGCGCCCAGCGTGAAGTACCTCTCGGAGCTCGTCCTACCGTCGGCGCGGGCGATCGCCGAACCACTGTCCACGATCAACGCCGGCGCGCTCCTCGACACCGCACTGGGGTCAGTGCGCGGCCGTGACGGCGTCACGCTGCGCCTGGCTCCGCGGGACGCGGCACCCGGACCGGCCCCGTCCGCGACGCCCGTGCCGTCTGGGAATACCTCCGCGGCATCGTCGTCCGGTCCGCGGCCGGCGGAACGGACCGCCACCTCGTCCTCGCCCACCAAACCTCGCTGA
- a CDS encoding MlaD family protein — protein MLPERDGELLMRPGRIGLLTVVTMLALTAVPFTAGTAQAASSSTLCAYLADGIGLYPDNDVTQMGVKIGSVRTVEPQDDGVKVTFEVSGRTLPASVKAVTRSTSILADRTLELVGNYASGPTLGPETCIGRANTATPKSISETTESATRLVDSVTEGGASADLGKLLTTLDTQVGPSVPPQAARSLTNLSTLLSDPAGFLGDVTTVVGNVRPLMQSFDGQWGEMLLTLQHAGNVMEQYGRVTFPAVSEIFQTLPVFFLVGDDMMRRYGDILRPGGTVAADAVKLAATSVRSNEALAKMLPVFGAQIAPYLPRGDGAETTVAGVPVTTVATRDPEALCARVNAEVPGACAVTGGSAQVATVNLLQLPLGGGR, from the coding sequence GTGCTTCCCGAGCGCGACGGTGAGCTGCTGATGCGGCCCGGAAGGATCGGCCTGCTCACGGTGGTCACGATGCTCGCGTTGACGGCGGTCCCGTTCACCGCCGGAACGGCGCAGGCGGCCTCGTCCAGCACGCTGTGCGCCTACCTCGCGGACGGTATCGGCCTGTACCCCGACAACGATGTCACGCAAATGGGCGTGAAGATCGGCTCGGTGCGCACGGTCGAGCCGCAGGACGACGGGGTCAAGGTCACCTTCGAGGTGTCCGGTCGCACGCTTCCGGCATCCGTCAAGGCAGTCACCCGCTCCACCTCGATCCTGGCCGACCGCACGCTCGAACTCGTCGGGAACTACGCATCCGGCCCCACGCTCGGACCGGAGACGTGCATCGGCCGCGCCAACACGGCCACCCCGAAGTCGATCTCGGAGACCACGGAATCGGCTACCCGGCTGGTGGATTCGGTCACCGAGGGCGGCGCGTCCGCGGATCTCGGCAAGCTGCTGACCACGCTCGATACCCAGGTCGGCCCCAGCGTCCCGCCGCAGGCCGCGCGGAGCCTCACCAACCTGTCCACGTTGCTCAGTGATCCCGCAGGCTTCCTCGGCGACGTGACCACGGTGGTCGGCAACGTCCGGCCGCTGATGCAGAGCTTCGACGGCCAGTGGGGCGAGATGCTGCTCACCCTGCAGCACGCGGGCAACGTGATGGAGCAGTACGGCCGTGTCACCTTCCCCGCGGTATCGGAAATCTTCCAGACGCTACCGGTCTTCTTCCTCGTGGGCGACGACATGATGCGTCGGTACGGCGACATCCTGCGCCCGGGCGGCACCGTCGCCGCCGATGCGGTGAAGCTCGCCGCCACCTCGGTCCGCTCGAACGAGGCGCTCGCGAAGATGCTCCCGGTGTTCGGCGCGCAGATCGCGCCCTACCTGCCGCGCGGCGATGGCGCCGAGACCACCGTCGCGGGCGTGCCGGTCACCACGGTGGCCACACGGGATCCGGAGGCGCTGTGCGCCCGGGTCAATGCCGAGGTGCCCGGTGCGTGCGCGGTGACCGGCGGCTCGGCCCAGGTGGCCACCGTGAACCTGCTCCAACTCCCTCTCGGGGGAGGCCGATGA
- a CDS encoding nuclear transport factor 2 family protein → MPTAEAIRTVVEASPAAVAAHDKQAWTALFAAGGAVHDPVGSRPQTTPEAISRFYDMFIAPNRIVFDVEHDIVDQDTMIRDLTVHTTMNPGVTLHIPMHLRYTIVDGPDGARISALYAHWELRGMIAQLLRSGASGMVAGSMVGPRLFRILGREAALGFLAGLRGVGAAGRDRAVRLLRGRGLRVEKVLAAGATVTATVYDGARRGVAVVDFSDPAEPEVALHF, encoded by the coding sequence ATGCCGACCGCCGAAGCGATCCGCACAGTGGTGGAGGCGTCGCCGGCCGCCGTTGCTGCGCACGACAAGCAGGCGTGGACGGCCCTGTTCGCCGCCGGTGGTGCTGTGCATGATCCGGTCGGGTCGCGTCCGCAGACCACTCCCGAGGCGATCTCGCGGTTCTACGACATGTTCATCGCGCCCAACCGGATCGTTTTCGATGTGGAGCACGATATTGTCGACCAGGACACGATGATCCGTGACCTGACCGTGCATACGACCATGAATCCCGGTGTCACCCTCCATATCCCGATGCATCTGCGCTATACCATCGTCGATGGTCCCGACGGTGCACGCATCAGCGCACTGTACGCACATTGGGAACTGCGCGGCATGATCGCTCAGCTCCTGCGCTCCGGTGCCAGTGGGATGGTAGCCGGGAGCATGGTGGGGCCCAGGTTGTTCCGCATCCTCGGCCGCGAGGCCGCCCTCGGCTTCCTCGCAGGACTCCGCGGTGTCGGCGCCGCCGGGCGTGATCGCGCTGTGCGCCTCTTACGCGGCCGGGGCCTGCGGGTCGAGAAGGTGCTCGCGGCCGGCGCTACCGTGACTGCCACGGTCTACGACGGTGCGCGCCGTGGTGTTGCCGTGGTGGACTTCAGCGACCCCGCGGAACCGGAGGTGGCCCTGCACTTCTGA
- the dmpG gene encoding 4-hydroxy-2-oxovalerate aldolase encodes MTGINGDLWNDPDRDVRIVDTSLRDGSHAMAHQFTEQNVRDTVRALDDAGVSLIEVTHGDGLGGSTFNYGFSLVDERKLIAAAVDEAQQAKIAVLMLPGLGTVEDIRVAADLGAGALRIATHCTEADVSIQHFGAARELGLETVGFLMLSHMSAPEALAKQARIMADAGCQCVYVVDSAGALILEDAADRVAALVAELGADAHVGYHGHQNLSFGVANSVLAYRAGAKQIDGSLLALGAGAGNSPTEVLAATFERLGVRTGTDKDALMAAAEDVVKPYITRLPVMDRSSIVQGYAGVYSSFLLHAERAAARYGVPAHEILYECGRRGYVGGQEDMIIAIAVEMSAAQTA; translated from the coding sequence ATGACCGGCATCAACGGCGACCTCTGGAACGACCCCGACCGGGACGTGCGCATCGTGGACACGTCGTTGCGTGACGGCAGCCACGCGATGGCCCACCAGTTCACCGAGCAGAACGTGCGCGACACGGTCCGCGCGCTCGACGACGCCGGCGTCTCGCTCATCGAGGTGACCCACGGAGACGGCCTCGGCGGCAGCACCTTCAACTACGGATTCTCCCTGGTCGACGAGCGCAAGCTCATCGCCGCCGCCGTCGACGAGGCGCAGCAGGCCAAGATCGCCGTGCTCATGCTCCCGGGGCTCGGCACCGTCGAGGACATCCGCGTGGCCGCCGACCTCGGCGCCGGTGCCCTGCGCATCGCGACGCATTGCACCGAGGCCGATGTGTCCATCCAGCACTTCGGTGCCGCACGGGAACTCGGGCTGGAGACGGTGGGCTTCCTCATGCTCTCGCACATGTCCGCACCCGAGGCGCTGGCGAAGCAGGCCCGCATCATGGCCGATGCAGGCTGCCAATGCGTCTACGTTGTGGATTCCGCGGGTGCGCTGATCCTCGAAGACGCCGCTGATCGCGTGGCGGCGCTGGTCGCGGAGCTGGGTGCGGATGCCCACGTGGGCTACCACGGGCACCAGAATCTCAGCTTCGGCGTGGCGAATTCGGTTCTGGCGTACCGCGCGGGAGCGAAGCAGATCGATGGCTCACTGCTGGCACTGGGCGCGGGAGCGGGCAATTCGCCGACCGAGGTACTCGCCGCCACGTTCGAGCGTCTCGGCGTGCGCACCGGCACTGACAAGGATGCACTCATGGCCGCCGCGGAGGACGTGGTCAAGCCGTACATCACCCGGCTGCCGGTGATGGATCGAAGCTCGATCGTGCAGGGTTACGCCGGCGTGTACTCCAGCTTCCTGCTGCACGCCGAGCGCGCCGCGGCTCGCTACGGGGTCCCCGCGCACGAGATCCTCTACGAGTGCGGTCGCCGCGGATACGTCGGCGGGCAGGAGGACATGATCATCGCCATCGCCGTCGAGATGTCGGCGGCGCAGACGGCGTGA
- a CDS encoding MlaD family protein, with protein sequence MMTRTVRWLPRPASAALAVIGAVTLAGCTVSPANMDLRNPLADGDQYELTMEFADVLNLPVGARLALGGLTVGRVKAVSLSETAATVTARVDKTVTLPTDIHASVLQDTLLGEAYVRLEAPEQPSPSSTSLRAGATLPLAQTSPPRSVESTLTILADYFGSGSVQDISRTITKLNTSLPKERPQFDQLSTQLSRDVTGIGASTAEVNRLLDSVSDMADRTAKQEANFTYTLNPYNMKYWKNQGKLMSNIGVLLPAVGGMLQQGYWLIPLMNSSSDLFELLTADMVSLGSAIHGGSILVNKNLAPFLAKPTVKVESVTGPGGQDLSPAAVKLLRMIGQAR encoded by the coding sequence ATGATGACGCGTACGGTGCGCTGGCTACCTCGTCCCGCGTCGGCGGCGCTGGCCGTGATCGGCGCGGTCACGCTTGCGGGGTGCACGGTGAGCCCGGCCAACATGGATCTACGCAATCCGCTCGCCGACGGCGACCAGTACGAACTCACGATGGAGTTCGCCGATGTGCTCAACCTGCCCGTCGGCGCGCGTCTCGCGCTCGGCGGGCTCACAGTGGGCCGCGTCAAAGCGGTGTCACTGTCGGAGACCGCGGCCACTGTCACGGCGCGCGTGGACAAGACCGTCACCCTCCCCACCGACATCCATGCCTCGGTGCTGCAGGACACCCTGCTCGGCGAGGCGTACGTCCGGCTGGAGGCGCCCGAACAGCCGTCACCGTCGTCCACCTCGCTGCGGGCGGGCGCGACGCTGCCGCTCGCGCAGACCAGTCCGCCGCGGTCGGTGGAGAGCACGCTCACCATCTTGGCCGATTACTTCGGTAGCGGCTCCGTCCAGGACATCAGCCGCACCATCACCAAGCTCAACACCTCGCTCCCCAAGGAGCGCCCACAGTTCGATCAGCTCTCGACACAGCTCAGCCGCGATGTCACAGGGATCGGTGCGTCGACCGCCGAGGTGAACCGCCTGCTCGATTCGGTCTCCGATATGGCGGACCGAACGGCCAAGCAGGAAGCCAACTTCACATACACGCTCAACCCGTACAACATGAAGTACTGGAAGAACCAGGGCAAGCTGATGTCGAACATCGGTGTGCTGCTCCCCGCCGTCGGCGGCATGCTGCAGCAGGGCTACTGGCTGATCCCCCTGATGAACTCCTCATCGGACCTGTTCGAGTTGCTCACCGCCGATATGGTCTCGCTGGGCAGCGCGATCCACGGCGGTTCGATCCTGGTGAACAAGAACCTCGCCCCATTCCTCGCCAAGCCCACGGTGAAGGTGGAGTCAGTGACCGGGCCCGGCGGCCAGGACCTCTCGCCCGCTGCGGTGAAGCTGCTGCGGATGATCGGACAGGCACGATGA
- a CDS encoding ferredoxin: MKIIIGDACTGFGVCEGIRPDVFEVNDEGFAEATDEGLTDADREDIEYAASQCPTQAIRIEN; encoded by the coding sequence ATGAAGATCATCATCGGCGACGCCTGCACCGGATTCGGTGTCTGCGAGGGTATCCGTCCGGACGTCTTCGAGGTCAACGACGAGGGATTCGCCGAGGCCACCGACGAGGGCCTCACCGACGCCGACCGCGAGGACATCGAGTACGCCGCCTCCCAATGCCCCACCCAGGCGATCCGCATCGAGAACTGA
- a CDS encoding 2-keto-4-pentenoate hydratase → MDDSAVAAAADALLGAYSAGAPIDPIIGTYPDATITDAYRIQQEQVRRWEAAGDHVKGHKVGLASLAMQRQMNVYEPDFGHLTASMFHLEHLPIDASGWLQPRIEPEIGFILGRELTGPGVTVADAIRAIDYVVPALEVVDSRIRDWNISIVDTVADNASSGGVVLGSKPTRIDALDLIDVGCTFWIGGQQVGTGTGGAVLGSPINALVWLANTVGPLGTTLEPGHVVLPGSMTRAESVRPGDTIIADMGPLGSVTAVLAP, encoded by the coding sequence ATGGATGACTCCGCCGTCGCCGCCGCGGCCGACGCCCTGCTGGGCGCCTACTCCGCCGGGGCGCCGATCGACCCGATCATCGGTACCTACCCGGACGCCACGATCACCGACGCCTACCGGATCCAACAGGAGCAGGTGCGTCGCTGGGAGGCTGCCGGCGACCACGTCAAAGGCCACAAGGTGGGCCTCGCTTCACTCGCCATGCAGCGCCAGATGAACGTCTACGAACCCGACTTCGGCCATCTCACGGCCTCGATGTTCCACCTGGAGCATCTCCCGATCGACGCATCCGGATGGCTGCAGCCGCGGATCGAACCGGAGATCGGCTTCATCCTGGGCCGCGAGTTGACAGGTCCGGGCGTCACCGTCGCCGACGCGATCCGCGCGATCGACTACGTGGTCCCGGCACTCGAGGTGGTCGATTCCCGGATCCGCGACTGGAACATCTCCATCGTCGACACGGTCGCCGACAACGCCTCGTCAGGCGGGGTGGTGCTGGGCAGCAAGCCCACCAGAATCGACGCCCTCGACCTCATCGACGTGGGCTGCACGTTCTGGATCGGGGGGCAACAGGTCGGTACCGGAACCGGTGGCGCCGTGCTCGGTTCGCCGATCAATGCCCTGGTGTGGCTCGCCAACACGGTCGGCCCGCTGGGAACGACGCTCGAACCCGGGCACGTCGTCCTGCCCGGCTCCATGACCAGGGCCGAATCGGTCCGGCCGGGCGACACGATCATCGCCGACATGGGGCCGCTGGGTTCCGTGACCGCGGTCCTGGCCCCCTGA
- a CDS encoding acetaldehyde dehydrogenase (acetylating), with protein sequence MTEKVTAAIVGPGNIGTDLLAKLRRSEHVDVKYMVGVDPGSDGLKRAAEWGLRTSADGVDWLLAQSEPPQIVFEATSAKAHRAHAPRYKEAGIVAVDLTPAAVGPLACPVVNLESQLDVPNINMITCGGQATIPIVHAVSRVTPVSYAEIVASVSSRSAGPGTRANIDEFTETTARAIEEVGGAAKGKAIIIINPVEPPMIMRDTVFCAIDPEADRDAITASIEKMVADVQVYVPGYTLKAPPQYDEARPGWEGKARVAVFLEVAGNGDYLPTYAGNLDIMTAAAARAGELLAQRILAGVNA encoded by the coding sequence ATGACGGAGAAAGTGACCGCGGCGATCGTCGGCCCGGGGAACATAGGCACGGACCTACTGGCCAAGCTGCGGCGCAGCGAGCACGTGGACGTGAAATACATGGTGGGCGTCGACCCGGGATCGGATGGTCTGAAGCGGGCCGCCGAATGGGGTCTGCGTACCTCGGCGGATGGCGTGGATTGGCTGCTGGCGCAGTCGGAACCCCCGCAGATCGTGTTCGAGGCGACCTCGGCGAAGGCGCACCGCGCCCACGCACCCCGGTACAAGGAGGCGGGCATCGTGGCCGTCGACCTGACGCCGGCGGCGGTCGGACCACTGGCCTGTCCGGTAGTGAACCTCGAGTCGCAGCTGGATGTGCCGAACATCAACATGATCACCTGCGGTGGGCAAGCCACGATCCCGATCGTGCATGCGGTCAGCCGGGTCACGCCGGTGAGCTATGCGGAGATCGTCGCATCGGTGTCGTCCCGTTCCGCAGGGCCCGGGACGCGCGCCAACATCGATGAGTTCACCGAGACCACCGCGCGTGCGATCGAGGAGGTCGGCGGCGCCGCCAAGGGTAAGGCGATCATCATCATCAATCCGGTCGAGCCGCCGATGATCATGCGCGACACCGTGTTCTGTGCCATTGATCCCGAGGCCGACCGCGACGCGATCACCGCCTCGATCGAGAAGATGGTGGCCGACGTCCAGGTGTACGTCCCGGGTTACACGCTCAAGGCCCCGCCGCAGTACGACGAGGCCCGCCCGGGCTGGGAGGGTAAGGCGCGCGTCGCGGTCTTCCTGGAGGTCGCGGGCAACGGCGACTACTTGCCCACCTACGCGGGCAACCTCGACATCATGACCGCCGCCGCCGCGCGCGCCGGCGAGCTGCTCGCGCAGCGCATCCTGGCAGGAGTGAACGCATGA
- a CDS encoding glucose 1-dehydrogenase: MTRLAGKRALVTGGARGQGAAVVRRFVAEGAQVLFGDVLDEQGQALADELGEAAIYRHLDVTSEDDWGTAVAAVRESFGGLDVLVNNAGVLFFSALEQTALADYERVIRINQFGCFLGMRAAVEPMRAAGGGSIVNTSSVEGLGGMPYLTAYTASKFAIRGMTKAAAMELGQYGIRVNSVHPGMIDTAMVADALGGNEPPTDWLKQRLPIGRQGTADEIAAMVLFLASDESSYSTGAEFVADGGATATHALKL; the protein is encoded by the coding sequence ATGACGCGATTGGCGGGCAAGCGGGCGCTGGTGACGGGCGGCGCCCGCGGGCAGGGCGCCGCAGTGGTGCGGCGCTTCGTGGCCGAGGGAGCGCAGGTGTTGTTCGGCGATGTGCTCGACGAACAGGGGCAGGCGCTGGCCGATGAGCTCGGCGAGGCGGCGATCTACCGCCACCTGGACGTGACCTCCGAGGACGACTGGGGGACCGCCGTCGCCGCGGTCCGGGAATCCTTCGGCGGCCTCGACGTGCTCGTCAACAACGCCGGCGTCCTGTTCTTCTCGGCGTTGGAGCAGACCGCGCTGGCCGACTACGAACGGGTGATTCGGATCAACCAGTTCGGCTGCTTCCTCGGCATGCGTGCCGCGGTCGAACCGATGAGGGCCGCGGGCGGTGGGTCCATCGTGAACACCTCGTCGGTCGAGGGCCTCGGCGGCATGCCCTACCTCACCGCGTACACCGCGAGTAAGTTCGCCATCCGCGGGATGACCAAGGCGGCGGCCATGGAGCTCGGGCAGTATGGAATCCGCGTGAATTCGGTGCATCCCGGGATGATCGACACCGCCATGGTGGCCGATGCCCTGGGCGGTAACGAGCCGCCGACGGACTGGCTCAAGCAGCGCCTACCGATCGGCCGGCAGGGCACCGCCGACGAGATCGCCGCCATGGTGCTGTTCCTGGCCTCCGATGAGAGCAGCTACAGCACCGGCGCCGAATTCGTCGCAGACGGCGGTGCTACGGCGACGCATGCGCTGAAGCTGTAA